In one Shewanella loihica PV-4 genomic region, the following are encoded:
- a CDS encoding DUF6932 family protein: MIPKFEESGVLPPFVGDGPTKPANQAPYKVSLEAFVEHFATSKERTEILLGFLRYRSKLKSLGVTNGFQWLDGSFVENVEKTRGRAPNDIDLVTFAHRPKGFSLEDWKGFVQSNLDLFSPEMAKASYKCDAYFADLDLPSKAIVSHTKYWFGLFSHQRETSLWKGMLEVDLSYNETEVLQKLVSGGYDAS; encoded by the coding sequence TTGATTCCAAAGTTTGAAGAGTCAGGAGTGCTTCCTCCTTTTGTTGGTGATGGTCCAACAAAACCAGCAAATCAAGCTCCTTACAAAGTTTCTTTGGAAGCTTTTGTTGAGCACTTTGCTACAAGTAAGGAAAGAACTGAAATTCTTTTAGGCTTTCTTCGATACCGTTCAAAGTTAAAAAGCTTAGGCGTTACAAATGGCTTTCAATGGCTTGATGGAAGCTTTGTAGAGAATGTGGAGAAAACGAGAGGCAGAGCACCAAATGATATTGATTTGGTAACGTTCGCCCATAGACCTAAAGGCTTCAGTCTTGAGGACTGGAAGGGTTTTGTGCAAAGCAATTTAGATTTATTCTCCCCTGAAATGGCAAAAGCGTCTTACAAGTGTGATGCTTACTTTGCTGACTTAGATTTGCCTTCCAAAGCCATTGTATCTCATACAAAATATTGGTTCGGTCTATTTTCACATCAACGAGAAACTAGTTTGTGGAAAGGAATGCTAGAAGTAGATCTTTCCTATAATGAAACAGAGGTTCTTCAAAAGTTGGTAAGTGGAGGTTACGATGCCTCGTAA
- a CDS encoding YcgN family cysteine cluster protein — translation MSFWKEKTLAELSAQEWESLCDGCGKCCLNKIIDDETDELYYTNAACKLLDAKACNCMHYEQRFTFVPSCTKVTVDNIAELTWLPDSCAYRRLYQGRDLPSWHPLLTGDKTKMHELGMSTRNKIVNENKVRYLEDHIVLWPLKDCD, via the coding sequence ATGTCGTTTTGGAAAGAGAAAACCCTCGCAGAGTTGAGTGCCCAGGAATGGGAATCGCTGTGCGATGGCTGTGGTAAGTGTTGCCTCAACAAGATCATCGACGATGAAACCGATGAGCTCTACTACACCAACGCCGCCTGTAAGCTGCTCGATGCAAAGGCGTGTAATTGCATGCACTATGAGCAGCGTTTTACCTTCGTTCCCAGCTGCACTAAGGTGACGGTAGATAACATCGCCGAGCTCACCTGGCTGCCAGACAGCTGCGCCTACCGCCGCCTGTATCAGGGCCGGGACCTTCCCAGTTGGCATCCGCTGTTAACCGGCGACAAGACCAAGATGCATGAGCTGGGGATGTCGACCCGCAACAAGATAGTGAATGAGAACAAGGTGAGGTACCTTGAGGACCATATTGTTTTGTGGCCGCTGAAGGATTGTGACTAG
- a CDS encoding lytic murein transglycosylase, producing MTSPLQAQESALSYDQYLSELKQQAVEQGIAQGTIDAVFDQIKLFKKAMVNEPAANGPQNGPQNLDTYLPERVSEALVEQARGLYRDNKALFDRLGKEYGVQPRFILAYWGIASAFDASDYPALTVIASNAYHSDGQDAAFLAALKLMERDQLSFDSLKSDASGLMGYPHFTPKQLAKYGKDGNGDGKVDIWQNLADAFATTANYLKQLGWDYDGTWGRQVKSPSELPKDLVGLEVHKGFDQWQALGVRRFNGSDLPSRKDMQVSLIRPDGKGGRSYLVYDNYRVLRQTQASDHLTLAVTYLSERIKYPEIK from the coding sequence TTGACCAGCCCCTTGCAAGCCCAAGAGTCAGCGCTCAGTTACGATCAATATCTCTCTGAGTTAAAGCAGCAAGCAGTCGAGCAGGGGATCGCCCAAGGCACCATAGACGCGGTTTTCGATCAGATAAAGCTGTTCAAGAAGGCGATGGTTAACGAACCCGCCGCCAATGGCCCGCAAAATGGCCCACAAAATCTGGATACCTATCTCCCAGAGCGGGTCAGCGAAGCCTTGGTTGAGCAGGCGAGAGGCCTGTATCGCGATAACAAGGCGCTTTTCGATCGTCTAGGTAAGGAATATGGCGTCCAGCCAAGGTTTATACTGGCCTACTGGGGCATAGCCTCGGCCTTCGATGCCAGCGACTATCCGGCGCTGACGGTGATCGCCTCCAACGCCTATCATAGCGATGGCCAGGATGCGGCGTTTCTCGCGGCGCTCAAGCTGATGGAGCGTGACCAACTTAGCTTCGACAGCCTCAAGAGCGATGCCTCCGGCCTGATGGGCTACCCCCACTTTACCCCCAAGCAACTGGCCAAATACGGCAAAGATGGTAATGGCGACGGTAAGGTGGATATCTGGCAGAACCTCGCCGATGCCTTCGCCACCACGGCAAATTATCTTAAGCAGCTCGGCTGGGATTATGATGGCACCTGGGGACGCCAGGTGAAATCCCCTAGCGAACTGCCCAAGGATCTGGTGGGGCTAGAGGTACACAAAGGCTTTGACCAGTGGCAGGCGCTTGGCGTAAGGCGCTTCAATGGCAGCGACCTGCCATCACGCAAAGACATGCAGGTGTCGCTGATAAGGCCCGATGGCAAAGGCGGTCGCAGCTATCTGGTGTATGACAACTACCGAGTACTGCGACAGACCCAGGCGTCGGATCATCTGACCCTGGCTGTGACCTACCTGTCAGAAAGAATTAAGTATCCTGAGATAAAATAG
- a CDS encoding YcgL domain-containing protein, whose amino-acid sequence MICAVYKSRLKPDSYLFVEKRNDFERVPEPLMKMFGTPELVMLLPLNKREQLALADIEKVKVELAEKGYYLQLPPPPVNLLEEYKKEIGYSRD is encoded by the coding sequence ATGATCTGTGCTGTATATAAGAGTCGCTTAAAACCCGATAGCTATCTTTTTGTGGAGAAACGCAACGATTTCGAGCGTGTACCCGAGCCTCTGATGAAGATGTTTGGCACGCCAGAACTGGTGATGTTGCTGCCGCTAAACAAACGTGAACAGTTAGCCCTTGCCGATATCGAAAAAGTAAAAGTTGAACTAGCCGAGAAGGGGTATTATCTTCAATTACCACCACCGCCGGTTAACCTACTCGAAGAGTACAAGAAAGAGATAGGTTATAGCAGAGATTAG
- the minC gene encoding septum site-determining protein MinC: MQKPSLELKGSSFTLSVLHINDADLDGVARELDDKLAIAPQFFLGAPLVVNLSAISDPDYNLAGLKDLLISRQLVIVGITGAPSAIANQAKALGLALIKSGKQSQTQPQLPKTTKIVKQNIRSGQQIYAQNGDLIIIGAVGNGAEVIADGSIHIYGSLRGKAMAGANGDKNAVIIAQNIDAELVSIAGQYWLTENLQAHASIKSGCIRLDGDSLTVEALSL; the protein is encoded by the coding sequence ATGCAGAAACCTAGCCTCGAATTAAAAGGCTCTTCATTTACGCTTTCAGTGCTGCACATTAACGATGCAGATCTCGACGGGGTCGCCCGCGAACTCGACGATAAACTGGCCATCGCGCCGCAGTTTTTTCTTGGTGCGCCCCTGGTGGTTAACCTCAGCGCCATCTCAGACCCCGATTACAACCTCGCCGGCCTCAAAGATCTCTTGATCTCCAGGCAGTTGGTGATTGTGGGGATCACTGGTGCGCCGAGTGCTATCGCTAATCAGGCCAAGGCCTTGGGGCTTGCGCTGATCAAGTCTGGTAAACAGAGTCAGACCCAGCCGCAGCTGCCGAAAACCACCAAGATAGTGAAGCAGAACATTCGCTCGGGGCAGCAGATTTACGCGCAAAATGGCGATCTCATCATCATAGGCGCCGTGGGTAATGGCGCAGAAGTGATTGCAGATGGCAGCATACACATATACGGTAGTCTTAGAGGCAAGGCCATGGCGGGTGCCAATGGCGACAAGAATGCCGTGATCATCGCCCAGAATATCGATGCCGAGCTGGTCTCCATCGCCGGGCAATATTGGTTAACCGAGAATCTACAGGCACATGCCTCGATCAAGAGCGGTTGCATCAGGCTAGACGGCGACAGCCTTACCGTCGAAGCACTATCGCTATAG
- the minD gene encoding septum site-determining protein MinD translates to MAQIIVVTSGKGGVGKTTSSAAIATGLALKGHKTVVVDFDIGLRNLDLIMGCERRVVYDFVNVINGEANLNQALIKDKRTSNLFVLPASQTRDKDALTKEGVGRVLDELKQEFEYIICDSPAGIETGAMMALYFADTAIVTTNPEVSSVRDSDRILGMLQSKSKRAEEGLEPVKELLLLTRYSPTRVATGEMLSVADVEEILAIPLLGVIPESQAVLKASNSGVPVIIDQESDAGKAYSDAVARLTGEDVEMRFVTEEKKGFLKRIFGS, encoded by the coding sequence ATGGCACAAATTATTGTTGTCACCTCAGGTAAGGGTGGAGTGGGCAAGACCACTTCGAGTGCGGCCATTGCCACCGGCCTGGCATTGAAAGGACATAAAACCGTGGTGGTCGATTTCGATATCGGCCTGCGTAACCTGGACCTCATCATGGGGTGTGAGCGCCGCGTGGTGTACGACTTCGTCAATGTGATCAACGGCGAAGCCAACCTGAATCAGGCGCTGATCAAAGACAAGCGCACCAGTAACCTGTTCGTGCTGCCCGCCTCTCAGACCCGTGATAAAGACGCCCTGACCAAAGAAGGGGTCGGCCGCGTACTGGACGAGCTTAAGCAAGAGTTCGAATACATCATCTGCGACTCACCCGCGGGCATCGAAACCGGCGCCATGATGGCGCTCTATTTTGCCGACACGGCGATCGTCACCACCAACCCTGAGGTTAGCTCGGTGCGTGACTCGGACCGTATCCTGGGCATGTTGCAGAGCAAGTCTAAACGCGCCGAAGAGGGGCTTGAGCCGGTCAAGGAGCTGCTGCTACTGACACGTTACTCCCCTACCCGCGTCGCCACCGGCGAGATGCTGAGCGTGGCCGACGTAGAAGAGATCTTGGCCATTCCGCTACTTGGGGTGATACCCGAGTCGCAAGCCGTACTCAAGGCCTCTAACTCGGGCGTACCTGTGATCATCGACCAAGAGAGCGATGCCGGTAAGGCCTACAGCGACGCCGTGGCACGACTAACGGGTGAAGACGTAGAGATGCGTTTCGTCACCGAAGAGAAAAAAGGATTCTTGAAAAGGATATTTGGTAGCTAA
- the minE gene encoding cell division topological specificity factor MinE: MSLLDYFRAKKEPTTATTAKERLQIIVAHQRGERDAPDYFPAMKQEIIEVIRKYVQIDSDQVSVQLDQNDDNLSVLELNVTLPEKP; this comes from the coding sequence ATGTCTTTACTCGATTACTTCAGAGCGAAAAAAGAGCCTACGACCGCAACCACCGCCAAGGAGAGATTGCAGATCATCGTCGCCCATCAGCGCGGCGAGCGTGATGCGCCAGACTACTTTCCGGCGATGAAGCAGGAGATCATCGAGGTGATCCGCAAGTATGTGCAGATAGACAGCGATCAGGTATCGGTGCAGCTGGATCAGAACGACGACAACCTGTCGGTACTGGAACTGAACGTAACCCTGCCGGAAAAGCCATAG
- the rnd gene encoding ribonuclease D: MTFQYVEDDASLTELVDKYRQAKVLMLDTEFVRTRTYYAKLGLIQVYDGETLALIDPVAVSDLSAFWALLERDDMISVLHSCSEDLEVLARYGRCQPKVLFDSQIAAAFCGWGHGMGYAKLVEHCLGVQLDKGESRTDWMKRPLSDAQLQYAANDVDYLYRLYPQLLEKLQESGRMPWLLEEGERMTQGRLESPDGDTAYLKVKNAFQLSPKQLAYLKVLAKWRLQKALDRDLALGFVIKDHALLALAKKQPKSTGEIFRMTELTEQEKRLHAKAIIAEMAKADLDNLPEAIDVIALKPGYKSAFKAIKQALTQVAETHQVPMELLGSKRHIHEYLQWRWNDGQGEMPLVLQGWRGELSKDALAEISC, translated from the coding sequence TTGACCTTTCAATATGTAGAGGATGATGCCAGCCTAACAGAGTTGGTGGACAAGTATCGTCAGGCTAAGGTCCTGATGTTGGATACTGAATTCGTTCGCACCCGCACCTATTACGCCAAGCTGGGACTGATCCAGGTCTATGACGGCGAGACCCTGGCGCTGATCGATCCTGTTGCGGTAAGCGATCTCTCTGCATTTTGGGCCCTGCTGGAGCGCGACGATATGATAAGCGTGCTGCACTCTTGCAGCGAAGATCTCGAAGTCTTGGCTCGCTACGGTCGCTGTCAGCCTAAGGTGCTGTTCGACAGCCAGATCGCCGCCGCCTTCTGTGGTTGGGGTCATGGCATGGGCTACGCCAAGCTGGTGGAGCACTGCCTGGGCGTGCAGCTGGATAAGGGCGAGTCGCGCACCGACTGGATGAAACGTCCGCTCAGCGATGCCCAGCTGCAGTATGCGGCCAACGATGTGGATTATCTCTATCGGCTCTATCCTCAGCTGCTAGAAAAGCTGCAAGAGTCTGGCAGAATGCCTTGGCTGCTCGAAGAGGGTGAGCGCATGACCCAGGGGCGTCTGGAGAGCCCGGATGGGGACACCGCCTACCTCAAGGTGAAGAACGCCTTCCAGCTAAGCCCTAAGCAGCTGGCCTATCTGAAGGTGCTGGCCAAGTGGCGGTTGCAAAAGGCGCTGGACAGAGACTTAGCCCTGGGCTTCGTCATCAAAGATCACGCGCTGCTGGCGCTGGCCAAGAAGCAGCCTAAGAGTACGGGTGAGATCTTCAGGATGACAGAGCTGACCGAGCAGGAGAAGCGCCTGCATGCCAAGGCGATCATCGCCGAGATGGCCAAGGCGGATCTGGATAACCTGCCCGAGGCTATCGATGTGATCGCCCTGAAACCCGGCTATAAGTCGGCCTTTAAGGCGATCAAACAGGCGCTAACCCAGGTGGCGGAAACCCATCAGGTGCCGATGGAGCTGCTGGGCTCTAAGCGTCATATTCATGAGTACCTTCAATGGCGCTGGAACGATGGCCAGGGCGAGATGCCCTTGGTGTTACAGGGCTGGCGCGGTGAGCTGAGTAAGGACGCCTTGGCCGAGATAAGCTGCTAA
- the fadD gene encoding long-chain-fatty-acid--CoA ligase FadD, with translation MEQLWTKNLPHDVPAIIDAKQYSSLIDLFESSVAKYADQPAFVNMGATLTYRKLEERSRAFAAYLQNELKLQKGDRVAIMMPNLLQYPIALFGILRAGMVVVNVNPLYTPRELKHQLNDSGAKAIVVVSNFANTLEQVVEQTPVKSVILTGLGDLLSAPKRTLVNFVVKYIKKMVPKYHLPHAISMRQSLSKGRRLQYVKPTIKGDDIAFLQYTGGTTGVSKGAMLTHGNIVSNLLQADAAYSPLLADGKEFVVTALPLYHIFALTVNCLLFLHKGANNLLITNPRDIPAFVSELKKHPFTALTGVNTLFNALVSSEEFKTLDFSNLKLSIGGGMAVQRAVADKWQGITKTRLLEGYGLTEASPLLTCCPYNLEGYNGSIGFPVANTDMQVRDEEGNVLPQGETGELFAKGPQVMKGYWQRPEETAKVIDKDGYLATGDIGYMDEQGFFFIVDRKKDMILVSGFNVFPNEVEEVVALHPKVLEVAAVGVPHEVSGELVKVFVVPKDKSLTEEQVIKHCRHHLTGYKIPKLVEFRDELPKSNVGKILRRELRDEAKSA, from the coding sequence GTGGAACAGCTTTGGACGAAAAATTTACCCCATGATGTGCCCGCTATTATCGATGCAAAGCAATACAGCTCGCTGATCGACCTGTTTGAAAGCTCGGTAGCCAAGTATGCCGATCAGCCCGCCTTTGTGAACATGGGCGCGACGCTGACCTATCGAAAACTCGAAGAGCGCAGCCGTGCCTTTGCGGCTTATCTGCAAAACGAACTCAAGCTGCAGAAGGGCGATCGCGTGGCGATCATGATGCCTAACCTGCTGCAGTACCCCATCGCCCTGTTTGGCATATTGCGTGCCGGTATGGTGGTGGTCAACGTGAACCCTCTGTATACCCCAAGAGAGTTGAAGCATCAGCTCAACGACTCGGGTGCCAAGGCGATCGTCGTGGTATCTAACTTTGCCAACACCCTGGAGCAGGTGGTGGAGCAGACGCCGGTGAAGAGCGTGATCCTCACAGGTCTTGGCGACTTGCTCAGCGCGCCTAAGCGCACCCTAGTGAACTTTGTAGTCAAGTACATCAAGAAGATGGTGCCTAAGTATCATCTGCCACATGCCATCTCTATGCGTCAGTCGCTCTCTAAGGGACGCCGCCTGCAGTATGTGAAGCCGACTATCAAGGGGGACGATATCGCCTTCTTGCAATACACCGGCGGCACCACAGGTGTATCTAAGGGCGCTATGTTGACCCATGGCAATATCGTCAGCAACCTGCTGCAGGCCGACGCGGCCTATTCGCCGCTGCTCGCCGATGGTAAGGAGTTTGTGGTTACCGCACTGCCCCTGTATCACATCTTCGCCCTGACGGTGAACTGCCTCTTGTTCCTCCATAAAGGCGCGAACAACCTGCTGATCACTAACCCAAGGGATATCCCGGCATTCGTGTCTGAGTTGAAGAAGCATCCATTCACGGCGCTCACCGGGGTGAACACCCTGTTTAATGCTCTGGTTAGCTCAGAAGAGTTTAAGACCTTGGATTTCTCCAACCTTAAGCTCTCTATCGGTGGCGGTATGGCGGTGCAGCGCGCCGTGGCCGATAAGTGGCAGGGGATCACCAAGACGCGTCTACTGGAAGGTTACGGTCTGACCGAGGCCTCGCCGCTGCTGACCTGCTGCCCCTATAACCTGGAGGGCTACAACGGCTCTATCGGCTTCCCGGTTGCCAATACCGACATGCAGGTGCGTGACGAGGAGGGCAATGTGCTGCCTCAGGGCGAGACCGGCGAGCTGTTTGCCAAGGGCCCTCAGGTGATGAAAGGCTACTGGCAGCGCCCCGAAGAGACGGCCAAGGTGATCGATAAGGATGGCTACCTGGCCACCGGCGATATCGGTTACATGGATGAGCAAGGCTTCTTCTTTATCGTGGATCGCAAGAAGGATATGATCTTGGTTTCTGGCTTTAACGTCTTCCCCAACGAGGTGGAAGAGGTGGTTGCCCTGCATCCTAAGGTGCTGGAAGTCGCCGCCGTCGGCGTTCCCCATGAGGTGAGCGGCGAGCTGGTGAAGGTATTTGTGGTACCAAAAGACAAATCTTTGACCGAAGAGCAGGTGATCAAGCACTGTCGTCATCATTTGACGGGATATAAAATTCCTAAGCTGGTAGAATTCAGGGATGAGCTACCTAAGAGCAACGTGGGCAAGATCTTACGCCGCGAGTTGCGTGACGAAGCCAAATCGGCCTAG
- a CDS encoding alpha/beta fold hydrolase, translating to MSDPLAPLCQPSSDGNEVMLSLPHIRLSGRLWGEADKPLLLALHGWLDNANSFAPLAEHLSEYRLLAIDWPGHGASQHRPGGYPLHWIDYLYDLELLIDAIVRHQPLHGVIGHSLGGIVASAYSAAFAEKAKHWIVIEALAPLFEAPAKSKLRLRRSFDAHQRAAMSQLAPKPVMLDAAVRARHKLTGLDMPWCRLILERNLQLTDGHYYWRSDPRLKLDSPMRLDFDHVSGLMQGHAGKVLVIRGKEGYPLMGYHQTEKVSEAHDTAGEDLCETAASWYQDLTQVTLEGDHHLHMGNSLEVAAAIKAFLA from the coding sequence ATGAGCGATCCGCTAGCCCCTCTGTGTCAGCCCTCAAGTGATGGCAATGAAGTGATGCTATCACTGCCCCATATTCGTCTCTCTGGTCGGCTGTGGGGGGAGGCGGATAAGCCTCTGCTATTGGCGCTGCACGGTTGGTTGGATAATGCCAACAGCTTTGCGCCCCTGGCGGAGCATTTAAGCGAGTATCGCCTGCTGGCAATCGATTGGCCGGGCCACGGCGCGTCACAGCACAGGCCCGGCGGTTATCCGCTGCACTGGATAGACTACCTCTATGATCTCGAGCTGCTTATCGATGCCATAGTGCGTCATCAGCCCCTGCATGGTGTGATAGGTCACTCGCTGGGCGGCATAGTGGCCTCGGCCTACAGCGCCGCCTTTGCCGAGAAGGCCAAGCATTGGATCGTTATCGAGGCGCTCGCGCCCCTGTTTGAGGCGCCCGCTAAGAGCAAGCTAAGACTCAGGCGCAGCTTCGATGCCCATCAGCGGGCCGCTATGAGTCAGCTTGCACCTAAGCCTGTGATGCTGGATGCCGCCGTCAGGGCAAGGCATAAACTCACCGGGCTAGATATGCCTTGGTGTAGGCTAATCCTCGAGCGCAACCTGCAGCTAACAGACGGTCACTACTACTGGCGTAGCGATCCCAGACTCAAACTAGACTCCCCCATGAGGCTCGATTTTGACCATGTCAGCGGCCTGATGCAGGGCCACGCTGGCAAGGTGCTGGTCATTAGAGGCAAAGAGGGTTATCCCCTGATGGGCTATCACCAGACAGAAAAGGTGTCTGAAGCCCATGATACCGCTGGCGAAGATCTATGCGAAACCGCCGCTTCTTGGTATCAAGATCTCACCCAGGTGACCCTCGAAGGTGACCATCATCTCCATATGGGCAATAGCCTGGAGGTGGCTGCGGCAATTAAGGCATTTTTAGCGTGA
- a CDS encoding class I SAM-dependent methyltransferase, which produces MKSLTLAASLALAIGVAAPSLVSPNYALANETHLVNQQVTDALTNPLRQAANIERDQYRHPGETLSFFGVKPSDTLVELWPGGGWYAEILAPYLAKEGHYIAANFDANPPEGLEVPGYRIRLGKALDKWLKDHGDTLGQASSISFDPPRLIELGAPNSADVVLTFRNLHNWAKSGVLEQVFDSVYKVLKPGGTFGVVEHRANPGMDLSTGYMVQDEMIALAEKVGFTLVASSEVNANPKDSKDHPKGVWTLPPSLRLGDQDKAKYLAIGESDRMTLKFVKKS; this is translated from the coding sequence ATGAAGAGTTTAACCTTAGCGGCTTCACTGGCATTAGCCATAGGCGTGGCGGCGCCTAGTCTGGTCAGCCCAAACTATGCCCTGGCTAACGAGACCCATCTGGTCAATCAGCAGGTCACAGATGCGCTCACCAATCCACTGAGACAAGCGGCAAATATCGAGCGTGATCAGTATCGTCACCCGGGGGAGACACTGAGCTTCTTCGGCGTTAAGCCAAGCGATACCCTGGTGGAACTCTGGCCAGGCGGTGGCTGGTACGCCGAGATCCTCGCCCCATACTTGGCAAAAGAGGGTCACTATATCGCCGCGAATTTCGATGCCAATCCGCCAGAGGGCCTAGAGGTACCCGGCTATCGTATCCGCCTGGGTAAGGCGCTGGATAAGTGGCTCAAGGATCATGGCGATACCTTAGGCCAGGCGTCGAGTATCAGTTTCGACCCTCCAAGGCTTATAGAGCTTGGCGCACCTAACAGCGCAGATGTGGTGCTGACCTTCAGAAATCTGCACAACTGGGCCAAGTCCGGAGTATTGGAGCAGGTGTTCGACTCGGTCTATAAGGTGTTAAAGCCTGGTGGTACCTTTGGCGTGGTGGAGCACAGGGCAAACCCTGGCATGGATCTGAGCACAGGCTACATGGTGCAGGATGAGATGATCGCGCTGGCAGAGAAAGTCGGCTTTACCCTGGTGGCCAGCAGTGAGGTCAATGCCAACCCTAAGGACAGCAAAGATCATCCTAAGGGTGTCTGGACCCTGCCGCCGAGCCTGCGTCTGGGCGATCAGGATAAAGCCAAGTATCTTGCCATCGGCGAGAGCGACCGCATGACGCTTAAATTTGTGAAGAAGTCTTAA
- a CDS encoding M50 family metallopeptidase: MAFSIDSPSSRAGMPTRSLFMVEMLLALVVTRIPYLSVPFKWLESYFHEASHALATLFSGGIVSHIELYPNGAGLCVSQGGWPVLIGFAGYFGAALWGLLIFHLATWARGIRVSFSCLGLVVLLSIVLWGRGLLTVAILLMLALLFLLPLKLSHSPLLTFALRVMALMVMLNALASPTVLLGMPGRGDAAMLAEQTWIPAWIWVGIWLLTSLTMLWLCWRRVDSANQLSTQKV; encoded by the coding sequence ATGGCTTTTTCTATCGATTCTCCCTCTTCTCGCGCCGGTATGCCGACTCGCAGTCTCTTCATGGTCGAGATGCTGCTGGCTTTAGTCGTCACCCGCATTCCCTACCTGAGTGTTCCCTTTAAGTGGCTGGAGAGTTATTTTCACGAGGCATCTCACGCCCTGGCGACCCTGTTTAGCGGCGGAATCGTCAGTCATATCGAACTTTATCCCAATGGCGCCGGTCTGTGCGTGAGCCAGGGGGGCTGGCCCGTGTTGATAGGCTTTGCCGGTTATTTCGGCGCCGCGCTCTGGGGGCTACTCATCTTTCATCTGGCGACCTGGGCCAGGGGGATCCGCGTGAGTTTTAGCTGTCTCGGGCTGGTGGTATTGCTGAGTATCGTGCTCTGGGGGCGGGGTCTGCTCACCGTCGCTATCTTGCTGATGCTCGCCTTGCTGTTTCTGCTGCCGTTAAAACTCAGTCATAGTCCACTGCTGACCTTTGCCCTCAGGGTGATGGCGCTGATGGTGATGTTGAACGCGCTCGCCAGCCCCACAGTGCTGCTTGGCATGCCGGGGCGCGGCGATGCGGCCATGCTGGCGGAGCAGACCTGGATCCCGGCCTGGATCTGGGTAGGCATCTGGCTGCTCACCAGTTTAACCATGCTCTGGCTCTGTTGGCGCCGGGTAGATAGCGCCAATCAGCTGAGCACGCAAAAAGTGTAA
- the tsaB gene encoding tRNA (adenosine(37)-N6)-threonylcarbamoyltransferase complex dimerization subunit type 1 TsaB gives MPENKDFSAPLSLLALDTCTEFCSVALQYQGQVFAREADAPREHSQRLLPMVQEVLQEAGIALSQVDVIAYGRGPGSFTGIRICTSMTQGLALGQDLPVVGISTLAAMAQAAIEIKGATQVATAIDARMGEIYYGEYLSVDGLASLVGEEQVCAPEQKLSELGANAQAVSGLDFSAPIAACGTGFDAYPALVTEAMTLVEEAKFPLARHMLPLAEAAVNAGQATDVDQLKPVYLRDTVTWKKLPGRE, from the coding sequence ATGCCGGAAAATAAAGATTTCTCAGCCCCATTAAGTTTACTCGCCCTGGACACCTGCACCGAGTTTTGTTCGGTCGCCCTGCAATATCAGGGACAGGTGTTTGCCCGTGAGGCCGATGCGCCGCGGGAACACAGCCAACGCCTGCTACCCATGGTGCAGGAAGTACTGCAAGAGGCGGGAATCGCGCTGAGTCAGGTGGATGTGATCGCCTATGGCCGTGGGCCAGGCAGCTTCACCGGGATCCGCATCTGCACCTCTATGACCCAGGGGCTGGCCTTAGGCCAAGATCTTCCCGTGGTAGGGATCTCAACCCTGGCGGCCATGGCCCAGGCGGCTATCGAGATAAAGGGCGCGACTCAAGTAGCGACCGCCATCGATGCGCGCATGGGCGAGATCTACTACGGCGAGTACCTGTCTGTAGATGGCTTGGCGAGCCTGGTCGGTGAAGAGCAAGTCTGCGCGCCCGAGCAGAAGCTGAGCGAGCTGGGGGCCAATGCACAGGCTGTTAGCGGATTAGACTTTAGTGCGCCGATCGCTGCATGCGGCACAGGGTTTGATGCCTACCCGGCGCTGGTGACTGAGGCGATGACTCTGGTCGAGGAAGCCAAATTCCCATTGGCGCGCCACATGCTGCCGCTGGCAGAAGCCGCGGTGAATGCGGGGCAGGCGACCGATGTGGATCAGCTAAAGCCTGTGTATCTGCGTGATACCGTGACCTGGAAAAAACTGCCCGGTCGCGAGTAA